The proteins below come from a single Piscinibacter gummiphilus genomic window:
- a CDS encoding type VI secretion system tube protein Hcp: MASIDTHIKFAGVDGESTHKDHKGEIEVLSWTWGVSNDSIGAGGGSGKGKATPGDFHITHIYDKGSPVLAKYCASGKHFPEVTMTSRKAGEGQKDFLVIKFKEVFIKSVQPSGSSGGDIVESITFAYKQVDFAYKPQDDKGGLGGEVKFGWNNATTEIT, translated from the coding sequence ATGGCTTCCATTGACACCCACATCAAGTTTGCCGGCGTTGACGGCGAATCCACCCACAAGGACCACAAGGGCGAGATCGAAGTCCTGTCGTGGACCTGGGGCGTCTCGAACGACTCCATCGGCGCCGGTGGCGGCTCCGGTAAGGGCAAGGCCACGCCGGGCGACTTCCACATCACCCACATCTACGACAAGGGGTCGCCGGTGCTGGCCAAGTACTGCGCCTCGGGCAAGCACTTCCCCGAAGTGACCATGACCAGCCGCAAGGCCGGCGAAGGCCAGAAAGACTTCCTCGTCATCAAGTTCAAGGAAGTGTTCATCAAGTCGGTGCAGCCGTCGGGCAGCTCGGGCGGCGACATCGTCGAGAGCATCACCTTCGCCTACAAGCAGGTCGACTTCGCCTACAAGCCGCAAGACGACAAGGGCGGCCTGGGTGGCGAAGTGAAGTTCGGCTGGAACAACGCCACCACCGAGATCACCTGA
- a CDS encoding type VI secretion system accessory protein TagJ: MATAQELVAAGDPQAALQALQQQVRDKPGDAKLRVFLFQLLAVLGQWERAMAQLDVCGQLDASTLAMVNTYREAIKCEAVRGAVFAGKTTPVVFGKPSEWIALLIQALSHDAQGQPEQAQALRAQAFEAAPTTAGTINGETFDWIADADSRLGPVLEVVLNGRYTWVPFDALSAVNIDEPEDLRDMVWAPAHLTFANGGESVALIPTCYPGTREQPDGKFKLARATEWLPAGTDQYAGLGQRIISTSSAELGLLEVREIRLTPAA; this comes from the coding sequence ATGGCCACCGCCCAGGAACTCGTCGCCGCGGGCGACCCCCAAGCCGCCCTGCAAGCCCTGCAGCAGCAGGTGCGCGACAAGCCCGGCGACGCCAAGCTGCGTGTCTTCCTGTTCCAGCTGCTCGCCGTGCTCGGCCAGTGGGAGCGGGCGATGGCGCAGCTCGATGTCTGCGGCCAGCTCGACGCCAGCACGCTCGCGATGGTCAACACCTACCGCGAAGCCATCAAGTGCGAGGCGGTGCGTGGCGCCGTGTTTGCGGGCAAGACGACGCCGGTCGTCTTCGGCAAACCCTCGGAATGGATCGCCTTGCTGATCCAGGCGCTCTCGCATGACGCACAGGGCCAGCCCGAGCAGGCGCAGGCGCTGCGTGCGCAAGCCTTCGAGGCGGCGCCCACCACGGCCGGCACGATCAACGGCGAGACGTTCGACTGGATCGCCGACGCCGACTCGCGCCTGGGCCCCGTGCTCGAAGTGGTGCTCAATGGCCGCTACACCTGGGTGCCCTTCGACGCGCTCTCGGCCGTCAACATCGACGAGCCCGAAGACCTGCGCGACATGGTCTGGGCGCCTGCGCATCTCACCTTCGCCAACGGCGGGGAATCCGTCGCGCTCATTCCCACCTGCTACCCCGGCACACGCGAGCAGCCTGACGGCAAGTTCAAGCTGGCACGCGCCACCGAATGGCTGCCGGCCGGCACCGACCAATACGCCGGCCTGGGCCAGCGAATCATCTCCACCAGCAGCGCCGAGTTGGGTTTGCTCGAAGTGCGCGAGATCAGACTCACGCCGGCTGCATGA
- a CDS encoding Hcp family type VI secretion system effector — protein sequence MPAAQTSASDIFLSVQTKRAGKVKGEALNPGHEEEIVVKGWHWGVSATSALGSTQATSRRAYKGLTIVKQIDSATTALMAALATNDEVKEAKLTMRKAGSEQMDYFLVTLQKARVSSVDHSTDEAGNTLETVTLQFNKVSVEYRPQKSAGSRGASMTFEDEILNT from the coding sequence ATGCCTGCCGCCCAAACCTCTGCTTCCGACATCTTCCTGAGCGTCCAGACCAAGCGTGCCGGCAAGGTCAAGGGCGAAGCGCTGAACCCGGGCCACGAGGAAGAGATCGTCGTCAAGGGCTGGCACTGGGGTGTCTCGGCGACCTCGGCCCTGGGGTCCACCCAGGCCACCTCGCGCCGCGCCTACAAGGGCCTCACCATCGTCAAGCAGATCGACTCGGCCACCACCGCCCTGATGGCCGCGCTCGCCACCAACGACGAAGTGAAGGAAGCCAAGCTCACGATGCGCAAGGCCGGCTCGGAGCAGATGGACTACTTCCTCGTCACGCTGCAGAAGGCTCGCGTCTCCTCGGTCGACCATTCCACCGACGAGGCCGGCAACACCCTCGAGACGGTGACGCTGCAGTTCAACAAGGTCTCGGTCGAGTACCGGCCGCAGAAGTCGGCGGGAAGCCGCGGCGCCTCGATGACCTTCGAAGACGAAATCCTCAACACCTGA
- the tssE gene encoding type VI secretion system baseplate subunit TssE codes for MSVNTRDRLQPVLLDRLTDTAPLSHVEAEDNRVMNKAQIREAVLRDLSWLLNSVQPLDKELAKRFPAAADSVLNFGLPAMSGQLASKIDVSLLERAIKQAILRFEPRVMEDSLQVTALDASSVLDTHNVIEFEIQGFMWAQPVPLELLLRTQVDLEAGQVEVRDMASGTVSRRAPR; via the coding sequence ATGAGCGTCAACACCCGCGACCGCCTTCAGCCCGTCCTGCTCGACCGGCTGACCGACACCGCGCCGCTGTCGCACGTCGAAGCCGAAGACAACCGCGTGATGAACAAGGCGCAGATCCGCGAGGCGGTGCTGCGCGACCTGTCGTGGCTGCTCAACTCGGTGCAGCCGCTCGACAAGGAGCTCGCCAAACGGTTCCCGGCCGCGGCCGACTCGGTGCTCAACTTCGGTCTGCCCGCGATGTCGGGCCAGCTCGCGTCGAAGATCGACGTGAGCCTGCTCGAACGCGCGATCAAGCAGGCCATCCTGCGCTTCGAGCCGCGGGTGATGGAAGACTCGCTGCAGGTCACCGCGCTCGACGCCTCCAGTGTGCTCGACACCCACAACGTCATCGAGTTCGAGATCCAGGGCTTCATGTGGGCGCAGCCCGTGCCGCTGGAGCTCTTGCTGCGCACCCAGGTCGACCTCGAAGCCGGCCAGGTGGAAGTGCGTGACATGGCCAGTGGCACGGTGAGCCGGCGCGCCCCCCGCTGA
- the tssG gene encoding type VI secretion system baseplate subunit TssG — MKQDARELHERRARLYEQLAAQPWAHDFFAVLRQIESLSPDAPRLGKALRPGVEPIRLGQDPELDFAPAAIMSFKAEGARPRLGNRFFGLFGPMGPLPLHLTEYARDRLRNHADPTFARFADVFHHRALLLFYRAWAQNQPTVQADRPHDDQFAKWVSALFGQAPASMRGADAVPDAAKRHSAGLLAKSTRNPEAISKVLRQYFDVPIRVEPYVGHWMPLRTEDRSRLGRPGARRSAPLGVSVVAGAKVWDRQYKLRLHIGPLTLEQYRQFLPGQPSLIELRDWMRQLVGFELLWDVRLVLKGGEVPKLDMRGKAQLGRTTWLGRKTPHPDRGELHLHPSRLGPVNAMGRHA, encoded by the coding sequence ATGAAGCAGGACGCCCGCGAGCTTCACGAACGCCGAGCCCGTCTCTACGAGCAGCTCGCAGCGCAGCCGTGGGCGCACGACTTCTTTGCCGTGCTGCGGCAGATCGAATCGCTCTCGCCCGACGCTCCGCGCCTGGGCAAGGCCTTGCGCCCTGGTGTGGAGCCTATCCGCCTCGGGCAAGACCCGGAACTCGACTTCGCACCGGCGGCGATCATGTCGTTCAAGGCCGAGGGCGCACGCCCTCGCCTCGGCAACCGCTTCTTCGGCCTCTTCGGCCCGATGGGCCCGCTGCCGCTGCACCTGACCGAATACGCTCGGGACCGGCTGCGCAACCACGCCGACCCGACCTTCGCGCGTTTTGCCGACGTCTTCCACCACCGCGCGCTGCTGCTCTTCTACCGCGCCTGGGCACAGAACCAGCCCACCGTGCAGGCCGACCGCCCGCACGACGACCAGTTCGCCAAATGGGTGAGCGCGCTGTTCGGCCAGGCCCCGGCCTCGATGCGCGGCGCCGACGCCGTGCCCGATGCCGCCAAGCGCCACAGCGCCGGGCTGCTCGCCAAGAGCACGCGCAACCCCGAAGCCATCTCCAAGGTGCTGCGCCAGTATTTCGACGTGCCCATCCGGGTGGAGCCGTATGTGGGCCACTGGATGCCGCTGCGCACCGAAGACCGCAGCCGCCTCGGCCGCCCGGGCGCGCGCCGCAGCGCGCCGCTCGGCGTGTCGGTGGTGGCCGGCGCCAAGGTGTGGGACCGCCAATACAAGCTGCGCCTGCACATCGGCCCGCTCACGCTCGAGCAGTACCGGCAGTTCCTGCCCGGCCAGCCTTCGCTGATCGAGCTGCGCGACTGGATGCGCCAGCTCGTGGGCTTCGAGCTGCTGTGGGACGTGCGCCTCGTGCTCAAGGGCGGCGAAGTGCCCAAGCTCGACATGCGCGGCAAGGCGCAACTCGGCCGCACCACCTGGCTCGGCCGCAAGACACCGCACCCCGACCGCGGGGAACTCCATCTGCATCCCTCGCGCTTAGGGCCTGTTAACGCTATGGGAAGGCACGCGTGA
- the tssF gene encoding type VI secretion system baseplate subunit TssF: MDPNLLRHYNDELTHLREVGAEFAQEFPKIASRLSLDGLEVTDPYVERLLEGFAFLAARIQVKLDAEQPKLIQHLLETVYPGFLSPVPSMVVARMRPDPLDPNLTKGFTLKRGTALNAELTRGQNTRCEFRIAHDVTLWPIEIASVQYFTHAPDLPLAHLPVARQVKGGLRIKLKLHGGLNFKQLRLDRLALYISAPDEVAFRLHELVLGNTVATWVSNKRPMQGFADAASVQPLGFSDEEALLPETLRGFSGHRLLQELAAMPQRFLFFDVQDLARRLDQVDGAEAEIVLLFSRGDAALESLVDAGSLALFCTPAVNLFPKRLDRIQLGTDSWENHVVPDRTRPMDYEVHTMESVTGYGTAQVAEQKFLPLYASYHDESRNHGAYFTVRREPRLLSSRQRQDGPRSAYVGQEVFLSLVDPQAAPFREDIRQLSLTALVTNRDLPTLLPGNATTWTLDAAGPAGRIETLRGPTRPVQRLARGDVGWSLVSLLTLNYLSIAGDDPKRAAASLRSLLALHGPEQDVAWAKQVESLQWVEAKSVVRRLPFPGPLTFGCGVEVTALVDELGFQGSSAFLLGQVLSHLFARQASANSFCETVLRSATRGEIFRAKPRIGEKAVL, translated from the coding sequence ATGGACCCCAACCTCCTGCGCCACTACAACGACGAGCTGACCCACCTGCGTGAGGTGGGCGCCGAGTTCGCGCAGGAGTTTCCGAAGATCGCTTCGCGGCTGTCGCTCGACGGGCTGGAAGTCACCGACCCGTATGTCGAGCGCCTGCTCGAAGGTTTTGCCTTCCTCGCCGCGCGCATCCAGGTCAAGCTCGATGCCGAGCAGCCCAAGCTGATCCAGCACCTGCTCGAGACGGTGTACCCCGGCTTCCTGTCGCCGGTGCCGTCGATGGTGGTGGCGCGCATGCGGCCCGACCCGCTCGACCCGAACCTCACCAAGGGCTTCACGCTCAAGCGTGGCACCGCGCTGAACGCCGAACTCACCCGCGGCCAGAACACGCGCTGCGAGTTCCGCATTGCGCATGACGTGACGCTCTGGCCGATCGAGATCGCTTCGGTCCAGTACTTCACCCATGCGCCCGACCTGCCGCTGGCCCACCTGCCGGTCGCACGCCAGGTCAAGGGGGGCCTGCGCATCAAGCTCAAGCTGCACGGCGGGCTGAACTTCAAGCAGCTCAGGCTCGATCGCCTGGCGCTCTACATCTCGGCGCCCGACGAGGTGGCCTTCCGGCTGCACGAGCTGGTGCTCGGCAACACGGTTGCCACCTGGGTCAGCAACAAGCGCCCGATGCAGGGCTTCGCCGATGCCGCCTCGGTGCAGCCCCTCGGCTTCAGCGACGAAGAGGCCCTGTTGCCCGAGACGCTGCGCGGCTTCAGCGGCCACCGCCTGCTGCAGGAGCTGGCCGCGATGCCGCAGCGCTTCCTGTTCTTCGATGTGCAAGACCTCGCCCGCCGCCTCGACCAGGTCGATGGCGCCGAGGCCGAGATCGTGCTTCTGTTTTCGCGTGGGGACGCCGCCCTTGAATCGCTGGTGGACGCCGGCAGCCTCGCGCTCTTTTGTACCCCCGCCGTCAACCTCTTCCCCAAGCGGCTCGATCGCATCCAGCTCGGCACGGATAGTTGGGAGAACCACGTGGTGCCCGACCGCACGCGGCCGATGGATTACGAAGTGCACACGATGGAGTCGGTGACGGGCTATGGCACGGCGCAGGTGGCGGAGCAAAAATTTCTGCCGCTCTATGCGAGCTACCACGACGAATCGCGCAACCACGGCGCCTACTTCACCGTGCGCCGCGAGCCGCGGCTCCTGTCGTCGCGCCAGCGGCAAGACGGGCCGCGCTCGGCCTACGTGGGCCAGGAAGTCTTTCTGTCGCTGGTCGACCCGCAGGCGGCGCCCTTTCGCGAAGACATCCGCCAGCTCTCGCTCACGGCGCTCGTGACCAACCGCGACCTGCCCACGCTGCTGCCCGGCAACGCCACCACCTGGACGCTCGACGCCGCCGGCCCCGCCGGCCGCATCGAAACCCTGCGCGGCCCCACGCGCCCGGTGCAGCGCCTCGCGCGTGGCGACGTCGGCTGGTCGCTCGTGAGCCTGCTCACGCTCAACTACCTCAGCATCGCCGGTGACGACCCCAAGCGCGCGGCCGCCTCGCTGCGCAGCCTGCTCGCCTTGCATGGGCCCGAGCAAGACGTGGCCTGGGCCAAGCAGGTCGAGAGCCTGCAATGGGTGGAAGCGAAGTCGGTCGTGCGCCGCCTGCCCTTCCCCGGGCCGCTGACCTTCGGCTGCGGTGTCGAAGTCACTGCGCTGGTCGACGAGCTCGGCTTCCAGGGCAGCAGCGCCTTCCTGCTCGGCCAGGTGCTGTCGCACCTCTTCGCCCGCCAGGCCTCGGCCAACAGCTTCTGCGAGACCGTGCTGCGCTCGGCGACACGAGGCGAGATCTTCCGCGCCAAGCCCCGCATCGGAGAGAAAGCAGTCCTCTGA
- the tssH gene encoding type VI secretion system ATPase TssH, protein MAEISRSALFGKLNPLAYKAIEGATVFCKLRGNPYVELQHWLFQILQNQDSDIHRIAKHYGMDASNLVADLQNSLDRLPRGASSVTDLSTFVEDAVERGWVYGSLMYGGTHVRTGFLIVGLLKTKSLRNVLMSISKQFEKIQTDDLTENFLKIVGGSPEDQQVASESGAAPGEASGAISPAAMGKQEALKQFTTDLTEQARSGKMDPIVGRDDEIRQVVDILMRRRQNNPILIGEAGVGKTAVVEGFAQRIARGDVPPSLKEVELRSLDVGLLQAGASMKGEFEQRLRSVIDEVQASAKPIILFIDETHTLVGAGGAAGTGDAANLLKPALARGQLRTIGATTFAEYKKHIEKDPALTRRFQSVTVDEPDEPRAILMMRGVASTMEKHHKVQILDEALEAAVKLSHRYIPARQLPDKSVSLLDTACARVAVSLHATPAEVDDCSKRIEALETERGIIARENAIGIDTTKRSAEVEAMLTTERARLDKLQSRWQAEKGLVDKLLDLRAKLRGGLEPVEGTGSKLEKSAEAAAPELVKLSDAERSATLAELKKVQEELSSLQGESPLILPTVDYQAVASVVGDWTGIPVGRMAANEIETILNLAKNLGERVIGQDHAMEMIAKRIQTSRAMLDNPSKPIGVFMLAGTSGVGKTETALALAEALYGGEQNVITINMSEYQEAHTVSTLKGSPPGYVGYGEGGVLTEAVRRRPYSVVLLDEVEKAHPDVHELFFQVFDKGWMEDGEGRLIDFKNTIILLTSNAGSDLIMNLCKDPELMPGPDAIAKALREPLLKVFPAALLGRIVTIPYYPLSEDMMGRIVTLQLNRIKKRVEANHDVPFTFNDEVVKLVVSRCNEVESGGRVIDALLTNTVLPRISHEYLTRLATGTPLAKVELTVADGDFAYAFD, encoded by the coding sequence ATGGCAGAAATCAGCCGCTCCGCCCTCTTCGGCAAACTCAACCCGCTGGCCTACAAGGCGATCGAAGGCGCCACCGTCTTCTGCAAGCTGCGCGGCAACCCATACGTGGAGCTGCAGCACTGGCTGTTCCAGATCCTGCAGAACCAGGACAGCGACATCCACCGCATCGCCAAACACTACGGCATGGACGCGTCAAACCTCGTCGCCGACCTTCAGAACTCGCTCGACCGGCTGCCGCGCGGCGCCTCTTCCGTCACCGACCTCTCCACCTTCGTGGAAGACGCGGTGGAGCGCGGCTGGGTCTACGGCTCGCTGATGTACGGCGGCACCCACGTGCGCACCGGCTTCCTCATCGTCGGCCTGCTCAAGACCAAGAGCCTGCGCAACGTGCTGATGTCGATCAGCAAGCAGTTCGAGAAGATCCAGACCGACGACCTGACCGAGAACTTCCTGAAGATCGTGGGCGGCTCGCCCGAAGACCAGCAGGTGGCAAGCGAGTCGGGTGCCGCGCCGGGCGAAGCCAGCGGCGCGATCTCGCCCGCCGCGATGGGCAAGCAGGAAGCGCTCAAGCAGTTCACCACCGACCTCACCGAGCAGGCCCGCAGCGGCAAGATGGACCCGATCGTCGGCCGCGACGACGAGATCCGCCAGGTGGTCGACATCCTGATGCGCCGCCGCCAGAACAACCCCATCCTCATCGGCGAGGCCGGCGTGGGCAAGACCGCGGTGGTCGAAGGCTTCGCGCAGCGCATCGCGCGTGGCGACGTGCCGCCCTCGCTCAAGGAAGTGGAGCTGCGCTCGCTCGACGTGGGCCTGCTGCAGGCCGGTGCCTCGATGAAGGGTGAGTTCGAGCAGCGCCTGCGCTCCGTGATCGACGAGGTGCAGGCGAGCGCCAAACCCATCATCCTGTTCATCGACGAAACGCACACGCTGGTCGGCGCCGGTGGCGCGGCCGGCACCGGCGACGCCGCCAACCTGCTGAAGCCCGCTCTCGCCCGCGGCCAGCTGCGCACCATCGGCGCGACCACCTTCGCCGAGTACAAGAAGCACATCGAGAAAGACCCGGCGCTCACCCGCCGCTTCCAGAGCGTGACGGTCGACGAACCCGATGAGCCGCGCGCCATCCTCATGATGCGCGGCGTGGCCTCCACGATGGAGAAGCACCACAAGGTGCAGATCCTCGACGAGGCGCTCGAAGCGGCGGTGAAGCTCTCGCACCGCTACATCCCCGCACGCCAACTGCCCGACAAGTCGGTGAGCCTGCTCGACACGGCCTGCGCGCGTGTCGCCGTGAGCCTGCACGCCACCCCGGCCGAGGTCGACGATTGCAGCAAGCGCATCGAAGCACTCGAAACCGAGCGCGGCATCATCGCCCGCGAGAACGCCATCGGCATCGACACCACCAAGCGCTCGGCCGAAGTCGAAGCCATGCTCACCACCGAGCGGGCCCGGCTCGACAAGCTTCAAAGCCGCTGGCAGGCCGAGAAGGGCCTGGTCGACAAGCTGCTCGACCTGCGTGCCAAGTTGCGCGGTGGCCTGGAGCCGGTGGAAGGCACGGGCAGCAAGCTCGAGAAGAGCGCCGAAGCTGCGGCGCCCGAGCTGGTCAAGCTCTCCGATGCCGAACGCAGCGCGACGCTTGCCGAGCTGAAGAAGGTCCAGGAAGAGCTGAGCTCGCTGCAAGGCGAGAGCCCGCTGATCCTGCCGACCGTCGACTACCAGGCCGTGGCGAGCGTGGTCGGTGACTGGACGGGCATTCCTGTCGGCCGCATGGCCGCCAACGAGATCGAGACCATCCTCAACCTCGCGAAGAACCTCGGCGAACGTGTGATCGGGCAAGACCACGCGATGGAGATGATCGCCAAGCGCATCCAGACCTCGCGCGCGATGCTCGACAACCCGAGCAAGCCGATCGGCGTCTTCATGCTGGCCGGCACCTCGGGCGTCGGCAAGACCGAGACGGCGCTCGCGCTCGCCGAGGCGCTCTACGGTGGCGAGCAGAACGTCATCACCATCAACATGAGCGAGTACCAGGAGGCGCACACCGTCTCCACGCTCAAGGGCTCGCCCCCGGGCTACGTGGGCTACGGCGAAGGCGGCGTGCTGACCGAAGCCGTGCGCCGCCGCCCCTACAGCGTGGTGCTGCTCGACGAGGTGGAGAAGGCCCACCCCGACGTGCACGAACTCTTCTTCCAGGTCTTCGACAAGGGCTGGATGGAAGACGGCGAAGGCCGGCTGATCGACTTCAAGAACACGATCATCCTGCTCACCAGCAACGCCGGCAGCGACCTCATCATGAACCTGTGCAAGGACCCGGAGCTGATGCCCGGGCCCGACGCCATCGCCAAGGCGCTGCGCGAGCCGTTGCTGAAGGTGTTCCCGGCCGCGCTGCTGGGCCGCATCGTCACCATCCCGTACTACCCGCTGTCGGAAGACATGATGGGCCGCATCGTCACGCTGCAGCTCAACCGCATCAAGAAGCGCGTGGAAGCCAACCACGACGTGCCCTTCACCTTCAACGACGAGGTGGTGAAACTGGTGGTGAGCCGCTGCAACGAAGTGGAGAGCGGCGGCCGCGTGATCGACGCGCTGCTGACCAACACCGTGCTGCCGCGCATCAGCCACGAGTACCTCACGCGCCTGGCCACGGGCACGCCGCTCGCGAAGGTGGAGCTCACCGTCGCCGACGGCGATTTCGCCTATGCCTTCGACTAG
- the tssB gene encoding type VI secretion system contractile sheath small subunit has protein sequence MATSSQKFIARNRAPRVQIEYDVELYGAEKKVQLPFVMGVLSDLSGKPSEPLAPVAERKLLDFDVDNFDSRMKSMKPRVAFQVPNTLTGEGNLSVDITFESMDDFSPAAVAKKVDSLNQLLTARQQLSNLITYMDGKTGAEELLAKVISDPALLNSLASAKKTTDEPKAE, from the coding sequence CAGATCGAATACGACGTCGAGCTCTATGGCGCCGAGAAGAAGGTGCAGCTCCCCTTCGTGATGGGTGTGTTGTCTGACCTGTCGGGCAAGCCGTCGGAACCCCTCGCCCCCGTGGCCGAGCGCAAGCTGCTCGACTTCGACGTCGACAACTTCGACAGCCGCATGAAGTCGATGAAGCCGCGCGTGGCCTTCCAGGTACCCAACACCCTCACCGGCGAAGGCAACCTCTCGGTCGACATCACCTTCGAGAGCATGGACGACTTCTCGCCCGCCGCTGTGGCCAAGAAGGTCGACTCGCTCAACCAGCTGCTCACCGCCCGCCAGCAGCTCAGCAACCTCATCACCTACATGGACGGCAAGACCGGCGCTGAAGAGCTGCTGGCCAAGGTCATCTCCGACCCCGCGCTGCTCAACAGCCTGGCTTCTGCAAAGAAGACCACCGACGAGCCCAAGGCCGAGTAA
- the tssC gene encoding type VI secretion system contractile sheath large subunit: protein MAEAQGQSSALQGVEFQGGDFASLLKKEFKPKSDEAKSAVESAVLTLAQQALANTKVIGSDVVASIEAMIAELDQKLSSQINQIMHNPEFQQLESAWRGLHHLVNNTETDEMLKIRVMNISKNELGKTLKRYKGTAWDQSPIFKKVYEEEFGQFGGEPFGCLVGDYYFDHSPPDVELLGEMSKVAAAAHTPFIAAGSPGLMQMESWQELANPRDLTKIFTTPEYAAWRSLRESDDARYIGLAMPRFLARIPYGAKTNPVEEFNFEEDTANADHTKYTWANSAYAMAVNINRSFKQYGWCSRIRGIESGGAVEGLPTHTFPTDDGGVDMKCPTEIAISDRREAELAKNGFMPLVHRKNSDFAAFIGAQSLQKPAEYDDPDATANANLAARLPYLFATCRFAHYLKCIVRDKVGSFKEKDDMAKWLNSWIMNYVDGDPANSSETTKAQKPLAAAEVVVEEIPGNPGYYSSKFFLRPHYQLEGLTVSLRLVSKLPSQKAA from the coding sequence ATGGCAGAAGCACAAGGTCAATCGTCGGCCCTGCAGGGCGTCGAGTTCCAGGGCGGTGATTTCGCATCGCTCCTGAAGAAGGAGTTCAAGCCCAAGAGCGACGAGGCGAAGTCGGCCGTCGAAAGCGCGGTGCTCACGCTCGCGCAACAGGCACTCGCCAACACCAAGGTCATCGGCAGCGACGTCGTCGCCTCCATCGAGGCCATGATCGCCGAGCTCGACCAGAAGCTCAGCTCGCAGATCAACCAGATCATGCACAACCCCGAGTTCCAGCAACTCGAAAGCGCATGGCGCGGCCTGCATCACTTGGTGAACAACACCGAGACCGACGAGATGCTGAAGATCCGCGTGATGAACATCAGCAAGAACGAGCTCGGCAAGACCCTCAAGCGCTACAAGGGCACCGCCTGGGACCAGAGCCCGATCTTCAAGAAGGTCTACGAAGAAGAGTTCGGCCAGTTCGGCGGCGAGCCCTTCGGCTGCCTGGTCGGCGACTACTACTTCGACCACAGCCCGCCCGACGTGGAGCTGCTGGGTGAGATGTCGAAAGTGGCGGCTGCGGCCCACACCCCCTTCATCGCCGCCGGCTCGCCGGGGCTGATGCAGATGGAGTCGTGGCAGGAACTCGCCAACCCGCGCGACCTCACCAAGATCTTCACCACGCCCGAATACGCCGCCTGGCGCTCGCTGCGCGAAAGCGACGACGCGCGCTACATCGGCCTCGCCATGCCGCGCTTCCTGGCGCGCATCCCCTACGGCGCCAAGACCAACCCCGTCGAAGAATTCAACTTCGAGGAAGACACCGCCAACGCCGACCACACCAAGTACACCTGGGCCAACTCGGCGTACGCGATGGCGGTCAACATCAATCGCTCGTTCAAGCAATACGGCTGGTGCTCGCGCATCCGCGGCATCGAGTCGGGCGGCGCAGTGGAAGGCCTGCCGACGCACACCTTCCCGACCGATGACGGCGGTGTCGACATGAAGTGCCCGACCGAGATCGCCATCAGCGACCGCCGCGAGGCCGAGCTCGCCAAGAACGGCTTCATGCCGCTGGTGCACCGCAAGAACAGCGACTTCGCCGCCTTCATCGGCGCCCAGTCGCTGCAAAAGCCCGCCGAGTACGACGACCCCGATGCCACGGCCAATGCCAACCTGGCCGCACGCCTGCCCTACCTCTTCGCCACCTGCCGTTTCGCCCACTACCTGAAGTGCATCGTGCGCGACAAGGTGGGCTCCTTCAAGGAGAAGGACGACATGGCCAAGTGGCTCAACAGCTGGATCATGAATTACGTCGACGGCGACCCGGCCAACTCGTCGGAGACCACCAAGGCCCAGAAGCCGCTCGCGGCCGCCGAGGTGGTGGTCGAAGAGATCCCCGGCAACCCCGGCTACTACTCGTCCAAGTTCTTCCTGCGGCCTCACTACCAGCTCGAAGGGCTGACGGTGTCGCTGCGCCTGGTTTCCAAGCTGCCCTCACAGAAGGCGGCCTGA